GCAGTCCTAATTTTGTTTTTACTAACTTGATTTCAGTTTTCATTTCTGACAGTTTAGGGGTTAATGAATTGTGTTAACTCAACTCTAAGTTAATCCCTGTCTGTCAGATTAAATGTTAGCTTTTACAGGTTAGAGGCATTCAGCGATGGAGTTTTTTCCATTGCCATTACACATTACACTTTTAGTTTTGGAATTGATTCAGTTTCTCCACCCGCAAAATAGTGTAAGCTTATTTACATCCATTTTCCAGAATTGGGAACCTCTGCTGGCTTTTACAATTGGCTTTATTACTATTCTGATCTGCTGGATAAACCATCATCACGCTTTTAATTATATCTATAGAGTAGATAGTAAATTTATGTGGATCAATGGGTTTTTATTATTCATGGTAACCTTAACCCCTTTCCCGACAGCTATTCTTGCTGAATTCCTCGCAACGGAAGGCAAAAGTGCA
This genomic window from Chitinophagales bacterium contains:
- a CDS encoding DUF1211 domain-containing protein; its protein translation is MELIQFLHPQNSVSLFTSIFQNWEPLLAFTIGFITILICWINHHHAFNYIYRVDSKFMWINGFLLFMVTLTPFPTAILAEFLATEGKSALALFGFNYFLIAIAAYSICAYAYSKNLIDEDAENFLIVLN